A single genomic interval of Mesoplodon densirostris isolate mMesDen1 chromosome 8, mMesDen1 primary haplotype, whole genome shotgun sequence harbors:
- the ACVR2A gene encoding activin receptor type-2A, translating to MGAAAKLAFAVFLISCSSGAILGRSETQECIFYNANWERDRTNRTGVESCYGDKDKRRHCFATWKNISGSIEIVKQGCWLDDINCYDRTDCIEKKDSPEVYFCCCEGNMCNERFSYFPEMEVTQPTSNPVTPKPPYYNILLYSLVPLMLIAGIVICAFWVYRHHKMAYPPVLVPTQDPGPPPPSPLLGLKPLQLLEVKARGRFGCVWKAQLLNEYVAVKIFPIQDKQSWQNEYEVYSLPGMKHENILQFIGAEKRGTSVDVDLWLITAFHEKGSLSDFLKANVVSWNELCHIAETMARGLAYLHEDIPGLKDGHKPAISHRDIKSKNVLLKNNLTACIADFGLALKFEAGKSAGDTHGQVGTRRYMAPEVLEGAINFQRDAFLRIDMYAMGLVLWELASRCTAADGPVDEYMLPFEEEIGQHPSLEDMQEVVVHKKKRPVLRDYWQKHAGMAMLCETIEECWDHDAEARLSAGCVGERITQMQRLTNIITTEDIVTVVTMVTNVDFPPKESSL from the exons GTGCTATACTTGGTAGATCAGAAACTCAGGAGTGTATTTTCTATAATGCTAATTGGGAAAGAGATAGAACCAATCGAACTGGTGTTGAATCCTGTTATGGTGACAAAGATAAACGGCGGCATTGTTTTGCTACCTGGAAGAATATTTCTGGTTCCATTGAAATAGTGAAGCAAGGTTGTTGGCTGGATGATATCAACTGCTATGACAG GACTGATTGTATAGAAAAAAAAGATAGCCCTGAAGTATATTTTTGTTGCTGTGAGGGCAATATGTGTAATGAAAGGTTTTCTTATTTTCCGGAGATGGAAGTCACACAGC CTACTTCGAATCCAGTTACACCAAAGCCACCCTATTACAACATCTTGCTCTATTCTTTGGTGCCACTTATGCTAATTGCGGGGATTGTCATTTGTGCATTTTGGGTGTACAGGCATCATAAGATGGCTTATCCTCCTGTGCTTGTTCCAACTCAA GACCCGGGACCACCCCCTCCTTCTCCATTACTAGGTTTGAAGCCACTGCAGTTACTAGAAGTGAAAGCAAGGGGAAGATTTGGTTGTGTGTGGAAAGCCCAGTTACTCAATGAATATGTGGCTGTGAAAATATTTCCAATACAG GACAAACAGTCATGGCAGAATGAATATGAAGTCTATAGTTTGCCTGGAATGAAGCATGAGAACATATTACAGTTCATTGGTGCAGAAAAACGAGGTACCAGCGTTGATGTGGATCTTTGGCTAATCACAGCATTTCATGAAAAG GGTTCACTATCAGACTTTCTTAAGGCTAATGTGGTCTCTTGGAATGAATTGTGTCATATTGCAGAAACCATGGCTAGAGGATTGGCATATTTACATGAGGATATACCTGGCCTAAAAGATGGCCACAAACCCGCCATATCTCACAG GGACATCAAAAGTAAAAATGTGCTGTTGAAAAACAATCTGACAGCTTGCATTGCTGACTTTGGGTTGGCGTTAAAGTTTGAGGCTGGCAAGTCTGCAGGTGATACCCATGGACAG GTTGGTACCCGAAGGTATATGGCGCCAGAGGTATTAGAGGGTGCTATAAACTTCCAAAGGGATGCATTTTTGAGGATAGATATGTACGCCATGGGATTAGTCCTGTGGGAACTGGCTTCTCGCTGTACTGCTGCAGATG GACCTGTAGATGAGTACATGTTGCCATTTGAGGAGGAAATTGGCCAGCATCCCTCTCTTGAAGACATGCAGGAAGTTGTTGTTCATAAAAAAAAGAGGCCTGTTCTAAGAGATTATTGGCAGAAACATGCT ggAATGGCAATGCTCTGTGAAACGATAGAAGAATGTTGGGATCACGATGCAGAAGCCAGGTTATCAGCTGGATGTGTAGGTGAAAGAATTACTCAGATGCAAAGACTAACAAATATCATTACCACAGAGGACATTGTAACAGTGGTCACGATGGTGACAAATGTTGACTTTCCTCCCAAAGAATCTAGTCTATGA